A stretch of the Desulfobacter sp. genome encodes the following:
- a CDS encoding PAS domain S-box protein, whose product MLDLDFSIVYISPSIQKMSGFGPEELTGRSFTQLLEPDHARRFTQEITQELEHPNGTKEGVREMELCQLNKAGTSTWIEIRVSLVSSEDGPNKKILGISRDITERKEAEKEKKQMESQLFQAQKMESIGTLAGGVAHDFNNLLTVINGYAELIQAKLEEDHPLTPKVQAISHAGQRAENLTRQLLAFSRKQIFKPEIISLNQTIKSMDQMLRRLIGEDIHVQTIASKGIGPISADQNQIEQVFTNLIVNARDALSGPGSDKIKKRITIETGETLLNLKEAQKRGLDQEGKYIFFSVSDNGQGMDLETQKRIFEPFFTTKSKYQGTGLGMAMIYGIIKQNKGSIRVYSEPNQGNVFKIYWPASSPKKTLPARDCPPENKKKPGRR is encoded by the coding sequence ATGCTGGACCTTGATTTTTCCATTGTCTACATCAGCCCCTCCATTCAGAAGATGAGCGGATTTGGCCCGGAAGAGCTTACCGGCCGATCTTTTACACAACTTTTGGAGCCGGATCACGCAAGGCGGTTCACCCAAGAGATTACCCAAGAACTTGAGCACCCGAACGGCACCAAAGAAGGGGTCAGGGAAATGGAACTCTGTCAGCTCAACAAAGCGGGCACCAGCACATGGATCGAAATCCGGGTCTCTCTGGTGTCCAGCGAAGATGGGCCAAACAAAAAAATATTGGGCATTTCAAGGGATATTACCGAGAGAAAAGAGGCTGAAAAAGAAAAAAAACAGATGGAAAGCCAATTATTCCAGGCCCAGAAAATGGAATCCATCGGCACCCTGGCCGGGGGAGTTGCCCATGATTTCAACAATTTACTCACGGTGATCAACGGGTATGCCGAACTCATCCAGGCCAAGCTGGAAGAGGACCACCCCCTGACCCCCAAAGTCCAGGCCATCTCCCATGCCGGCCAAAGGGCCGAAAACCTGACCCGGCAACTTTTGGCCTTCAGCCGGAAACAAATATTCAAACCTGAAATTATCAGCCTCAACCAGACCATCAAATCCATGGACCAGATGCTCCGCAGGCTCATCGGCGAAGACATCCATGTCCAAACCATTGCCTCAAAGGGGATTGGCCCCATTTCAGCCGACCAGAACCAGATTGAACAGGTATTTACCAATCTGATCGTCAACGCAAGAGATGCGCTTTCAGGCCCGGGCAGTGACAAAATTAAAAAACGGATCACCATTGAGACAGGAGAAACCCTGCTCAATCTTAAGGAGGCCCAAAAAAGGGGGCTGGATCAGGAAGGAAAATATATTTTTTTCTCGGTATCTGACAATGGTCAGGGCATGGATCTGGAGACCCAAAAACGGATTTTTGAACCCTTTTTCACCACAAAATCCAAATACCAGGGCACAGGACTGGGCATGGCCATGATTTACGGGATTATAAAACAAAACAAGGGAAGCATCCGGGTATATTCAGAGCCAAACCAGGGCAATGTGTTTAAAATCTATTGGCCGGCATCTTCTCCCAAAAAAACCCTTCCGGCCAGAGATTGTCCCCCCGAAAATAAAAAAAAGCCTGGCCGGCGATGA
- a CDS encoding IS630 family transposase: MTGYRERSDSKRKAYLRLRERYVRRCKTFVYVDESGFSPYTTRRYGYALKGQRVHGLIAGTKHPRTSLIAARIEYSFEEPFLFQGTCNADIFNAWIEHQLSPHLNDNHVVVMDNASFHKGEETKYLIERTGAALLFLPPYSPDLNPIEHDFAALKTIREYNENETIDEIIRMYK; the protein is encoded by the coding sequence ATGACGGGATACAGGGAGCGAAGCGACAGCAAAAGAAAGGCATATCTTCGTCTTCGTGAACGTTATGTACGTCGTTGCAAAACGTTTGTTTATGTTGATGAAAGCGGCTTTTCGCCTTATACAACCCGTCGCTATGGATATGCTCTCAAAGGGCAGCGTGTTCATGGTTTGATTGCAGGAACAAAGCACCCTCGAACGTCTTTGATTGCTGCCCGCATCGAATATAGTTTTGAAGAACCATTTTTGTTTCAGGGAACATGCAATGCGGATATCTTTAATGCTTGGATCGAACACCAGTTGAGTCCACATCTGAACGATAATCATGTCGTTGTGATGGATAACGCATCCTTCCACAAGGGCGAAGAAACCAAATATTTGATAGAAAGAACTGGTGCAGCTCTTTTGTTTTTGCCCCCGTATTCACCGGATCTCAATCCGATTGAACACGATTTTGCGGCCCTAAAAACCATCCGTGAATACAATGAAAACGAAACGATTGATGAAATTATCAGGATGTATAAATAA
- a CDS encoding response regulator, which yields MNFASNALPPLGYEVHLAENGKIALAWIESRIEQKRPLPDLVVTDLIMPELGGKAFIQQAKTYVPGIKVIFVSGHTDHHIVHNGMLDPGVTFLQKPYSPNLLAEKIREVLSTSGPG from the coding sequence TTGAATTTTGCGTCAAACGCCTTACCCCCTCTGGGCTATGAGGTTCACCTGGCCGAAAACGGAAAAATTGCCCTGGCATGGATCGAGAGCCGAATAGAACAAAAAAGGCCCCTGCCCGATCTAGTGGTCACGGATCTGATCATGCCCGAACTTGGGGGAAAGGCCTTTATTCAACAGGCAAAAACATATGTTCCCGGGATCAAGGTTATTTTTGTATCCGGCCACACCGACCATCATATTGTCCACAACGGGATGCTGGATCCGGGGGTGACCTTTCTTCAAAAACCCTATTCCCCAAACCTCCTGGCCGAAAAAATCAGAGAGGTCCTCTCAACTTCTGGACCCGGATAA
- a CDS encoding ISAs1 family transposase, whose protein sequence is MNEKKSLETFFDNIQDPRHHNKLHNLIDVVIIAICAVVAGADTYEQIENFGKKRKRWLSKFLSLPHGIPSHDTFGRIFERMNPNEFQSSFMHWVQSVAKMTKGQVIAIDGKTLRRSHDTSNDKKAIHMISAWASSNKVVLGQLKTEEKSNEITAIPNLLKLLDISGCIITIDAMGTQKKIAETIINKGCDYVLALKENHKTLHDEAVLFFNKMEEMKNQGYQFNEQTSVDGGHGRVETRRAVITSDIDWFEDKKSWKGLKNIGMIESTREMDGQISHEKRYYISSLDSDPNIFGNAVRRHWGIENSVHWVLDIAFREDESRVRKGNSPENFAAIRHIALNL, encoded by the coding sequence ATGAACGAAAAAAAATCTCTTGAAACTTTTTTTGACAATATTCAGGACCCCAGACACCACAATAAGCTTCATAATTTAATTGATGTCGTCATCATCGCAATTTGTGCGGTAGTTGCTGGCGCAGACACTTATGAGCAAATTGAAAACTTTGGCAAAAAGAGAAAAAGGTGGTTGTCAAAATTTCTAAGCCTTCCCCATGGGATACCCTCCCATGACACCTTTGGCAGAATTTTTGAAAGGATGAACCCGAATGAATTTCAGAGCAGTTTTATGCACTGGGTTCAGTCGGTTGCAAAGATGACCAAAGGTCAAGTCATTGCAATCGACGGCAAAACTCTAAGGCGTTCACACGATACCTCCAATGATAAGAAAGCCATTCATATGATCAGTGCGTGGGCTTCGTCTAATAAAGTGGTTTTAGGGCAATTAAAAACCGAAGAAAAATCAAATGAAATTACGGCCATTCCAAATCTTTTAAAACTTTTAGATATCTCGGGCTGCATTATAACCATTGATGCCATGGGCACTCAAAAGAAAATCGCTGAAACCATAATAAACAAAGGGTGTGACTATGTCCTTGCCCTGAAAGAAAATCATAAAACCTTGCATGATGAAGCGGTACTTTTTTTCAATAAAATGGAAGAAATGAAAAATCAGGGGTACCAGTTTAATGAACAGACCAGTGTTGACGGAGGGCACGGTCGAGTCGAAACGCGCAGGGCTGTGATAACCTCTGATATTGATTGGTTTGAAGATAAAAAAAGTTGGAAAGGTTTGAAAAATATTGGAATGATTGAATCCACCCGGGAAATGGACGGCCAGATCAGTCATGAAAAGCGATATTATATATCGAGCCTGGATAGCGACCCCAATATTTTTGGTAATGCTGTCAGGAGGCATTGGGGAATTGAAAATTCAGTGCATTGGGTATTGGATATTGCGTTCCGTGAAGACGAAAGCAGAGTCAGAAAGGGGAACTCTCCTGAGAATTTTGCAGCGATTCGGCACATTGCATTAAATTTATAG
- a CDS encoding cyclic nucleotide-binding domain-containing protein codes for MVKKLKANLVSDQTINVLRKFMVFDDLSCKEIKKLLLADGDYHARIAKLCQYEAGETVIQEGDFDCWSFWVVKGQFDVIQNHEIVATFSKPGEIFGEMSVLEGIPRTASVVSKTRGICLCMDMSVTENLEDGHLVETIKKGFYRVILTRLNRTRDKMQREKEQIETKYSDLLSFENRIRGKA; via the coding sequence ATGGTCAAAAAATTAAAGGCAAATCTGGTCAGTGATCAGACGATCAATGTGCTTAGAAAGTTCATGGTTTTTGACGATCTTTCTTGCAAAGAGATTAAAAAATTATTGCTCGCAGATGGGGATTATCACGCTCGTATTGCCAAACTCTGCCAATACGAGGCAGGGGAAACCGTGATCCAAGAGGGGGATTTTGACTGCTGGTCCTTCTGGGTGGTCAAAGGACAGTTTGACGTGATTCAAAACCATGAAATTGTGGCCACCTTTTCAAAGCCCGGAGAAATCTTCGGGGAGATGAGCGTGCTGGAAGGGATTCCAAGAACAGCATCCGTGGTATCAAAAACACGGGGAATCTGTCTTTGCATGGACATGTCCGTGACTGAGAACCTTGAGGACGGCCATCTTGTGGAGACCATCAAAAAGGGGTTTTATCGTGTCATCCTGACCCGGCTGAACAGAACCAGGGACAAAATGCAAAGGGAAAAAGAGCAGATAGAGACCAAATATTCTGATTTGCTCAGCTTTGAGAACCGGATCCGGGGAAAAGCATAA
- a CDS encoding LPP20 family lipoprotein, whose amino-acid sequence MGKNRRYGYWMLLILAVMVGWGCGNKHIDNQAMEEEFENAPEWVLIGHETGVFSAVGSARIGKSGIPFAKTAALAQARNELARQLSVRVHSLVKNFALQTGMGNTQTADRMGKQVSNQVTQKTLNGSSQKDVWIAPSSDLYVLMVLDTEALKGSVKRQMLSSIKEKEARWHNFTIMGGEEELDKTIDSAF is encoded by the coding sequence GTGGGAAAAAACAGGCGGTATGGATATTGGATGCTTCTCATCCTGGCGGTGATGGTGGGTTGGGGGTGCGGCAACAAGCATATTGACAACCAGGCCATGGAAGAAGAGTTTGAAAATGCACCCGAGTGGGTGTTGATTGGGCATGAAACAGGTGTTTTTTCTGCGGTGGGATCTGCAAGAATCGGAAAGTCAGGCATTCCGTTTGCGAAAACCGCGGCCCTGGCCCAGGCCCGGAACGAACTGGCCAGGCAATTGTCGGTCCGGGTGCATTCTTTGGTGAAAAATTTTGCCTTGCAGACCGGGATGGGAAATACCCAGACCGCGGACCGTATGGGAAAACAGGTCTCCAACCAGGTGACCCAAAAGACCCTGAACGGGTCCAGCCAAAAGGATGTATGGATTGCTCCCAGTTCAGATTTGTACGTTCTCATGGTTCTGGACACAGAGGCGCTCAAGGGGTCTGTCAAACGTCAGATGCTCTCTTCCATAAAAGAGAAAGAGGCCAGATGGCATAATTTTACGATCATGGGCGGAGAAGAGGAACTGGATAAAACCATTGACAGCGCGTTTTAA